A window of Pseudomonas denitrificans (nom. rej.) genomic DNA:
GCTTGTGGCGGATGATGCCGTCCTTGTCGATGATGTAGGTCTCCGGCGCGCCGTAGACGCCCAGGTCGAGACCCAGGGTGCCCTGCACGTCGGCGATGTTCATCAGGTAGGGATTGTGCAGCTCCTTGAGCCACTTCTGCGCCGCGGCGCCGTCGTCCTTGTAGTTGATGCCGTAGATCACCACGCCCTTGGCGGCCAGATCGGTGAGCACCGGGTGCTCGAAGCGGCAGGTCGGGCACCAGGTGCCCCAGACGTTGACCAGCGCCGGCTTGCCCTTGAGGTCGGCCTCGGTGTACGTCTTGCCCGGCTCGGTGACGCTGGGCAGGGAGAACGCCGGGAATGGCTTGCCGATCAGCGCCGAGGGCAGCTCGCTGGGGTCCAGCCACAGGCCACGGAAGAGGAAAACCGCGACGACAAGGAAGATCGCCAGGGGCAACAGCAGGATCGCACGCTTCACACTCAGGCTCCCTGTCCGGCGAGGCCCAGGGCCTCGCGTACACGCGTTTTCACTTTCAGCCGGTAGCGACGGTCCAGCGCCGCCAGCACACCACCCAGAGCCATCAGCAGGCCGCCAAGCCAGATGAAGCGCACGAAGGGTTTGATGTGCACGCGCACGGCCCAGGCGCCGTTGTCCAGCGGCTCACCCAGGGCGACGTAGAGGTCGCGGGTCAGGCTGCCGTGGATGCCGGCCTCGGTCATCATCGAGTTCTGCACGCTGTACAGGCGCTTCTCGGGGTGCAGCACGGCCACTTCCGAACCCTTGCGGGTCACGCGGATGGTGCCCTTGTCGGAGGTGAAGTTCGGCCCTTCGAAGTGGTGGGTGCCCTCGAAGCGGAACTGGTAACCGGCCAGCTCCACCGACTCGCCCGGCGCCATGCGCAGGTCGCGCTGGGCACTGAACTGGCTGGTGAGCACCACGCCGATGGCGCAGATGGCGATACCGAAGTGCGCCAGCTGCATGCCCCAGTAGCTGCGGTTCAGGCCCGCGGCACCGGCAATCACGCCCTTGTGACGGACCTTGTCGAAGAAGTCGCGCAGACCGGCCAGCACGACCCAGGCGGCCAGCATGAACACGGTCAGTACTTCCCAGTGCAGCTCGCCATACAGGAAGCTGCCGACACCGCCCAGCACCACGGTGCCGATCAGCACCGGGGTAAGCATGTTGCGCAGCCAGCGGGTCGGGGTGTCCTTCCAGCGCACCAGCACGCCAACCGCCAGGGCCAGCATGAGGATGGCAATCAGCGGCACGAACAGCGCGTTGAAGTACGGCGGGCCGACCGACAGCTTGGCGCCGCTGATGGCGTCGAGCACCAGCGGGTAGAGGGTGCCCAGCAGGATCATCGAGGCGGTAACCACCAGGATCAGGTTGTTCAGCAGCAGCAGGGTTTCGCGGGACCACAGGGCGAAGCCGACCTGGCTCTTGACCACCGGTGCGCGCAGGGCGAACAGCGTCAGTGAGCCGCCGACCACCACCAGCAGGAAGGCGAGAATGAACACGCCGCGCTCGGGGTCCGAGGCAAAGGCGTGCACCGAAGTCAGCACGCCGGAGCGAACCAGGAAGGTGCCCAGCAGGCTCAGCGAGAAGGCCGCGATCGCCAGCAGCACGGTCCAGCTCTTGAACACACCGCGCTTCTCGGTCACCGCCAGCGAGTGGATCAGCGCGG
This region includes:
- a CDS encoding heme lyase CcmF/NrfE family subunit; translation: MVPELGHLSLILALCMALVMSFFPLVGAWRGDRQWMSLARPAAWGQFAFLLFSFGCLTWAFLHDDFSVAYVASNSNSALPWFYKFSAVWGAHEGSLLLWALILGGWTFAVSVFSRQLPEVMLARVLAVMGMISTGFLLFLIITSNPFSRLLPQVPADGNDLNPLLQDPGLIFHPPMLYMGYVGFSVAFAFAIAALLGGRLDAAWARWSRPWTLVAWTFLGVGIVLGSWWAYYELGWGGWWFWDPVENASFMPWLVGTALIHSLAVTEKRGVFKSWTVLLAIAAFSLSLLGTFLVRSGVLTSVHAFASDPERGVFILAFLLVVVGGSLTLFALRAPVVKSQVGFALWSRETLLLLNNLILVVTASMILLGTLYPLVLDAISGAKLSVGPPYFNALFVPLIAILMLALAVGVLVRWKDTPTRWLRNMLTPVLIGTVVLGGVGSFLYGELHWEVLTVFMLAAWVVLAGLRDFFDKVRHKGVIAGAAGLNRSYWGMQLAHFGIAICAIGVVLTSQFSAQRDLRMAPGESVELAGYQFRFEGTHHFEGPNFTSDKGTIRVTRKGSEVAVLHPEKRLYSVQNSMMTEAGIHGSLTRDLYVALGEPLDNGAWAVRVHIKPFVRFIWLGGLLMALGGVLAALDRRYRLKVKTRVREALGLAGQGA
- the dsbE gene encoding thiol:disulfide interchange protein DsbE is translated as MKRAILLLPLAIFLVVAVFLFRGLWLDPSELPSALIGKPFPAFSLPSVTEPGKTYTEADLKGKPALVNVWGTWCPTCRFEHPVLTDLAAKGVVIYGINYKDDGAAAQKWLKELHNPYLMNIADVQGTLGLDLGVYGAPETYIIDKDGIIRHKLVGAVDEKVWREQLAPIYQGLVDEAEGK